The following are encoded together in the Chiloscyllium punctatum isolate Juve2018m chromosome 41, sChiPun1.3, whole genome shotgun sequence genome:
- the LOC140465057 gene encoding E3 ubiquitin-protein ligase NHLRC1-like: protein MALAPRPRCGGRSSLLHPGGGPEAVPGRGAQPPPPPPREKGAMSSAGSERQQPRGLIRDIELHVLECKVCFERFGSNPGRRPCGLPCGHAVCWPCAWALSRTGTGTGTAPGGQLECPFCRWSGPVSRAADCLPLLQLAELVSAAAAGAEPLRPREGPAELSSVFGGWGELLNPRGLAVCSHSGALAVVQDGEQWLRLLERGGGPLPGAGPGLSADQPPVYPLDVAVAGGGRLLAVTDAGDRSVKVFARGPGGRLQLLLTEGGFGLPWGLDSGSDPERLALTDWAQGSLLLLELQPPGGRVSLRRERVCHGLCHPREVAVSRQDGCIHVVEHPGPRGGGRRLKTFNSRGQLLRQVDGLGRSPGAGLGISGIAVDAQGNVLLADGDSGTVLRMGGPDKRQGRSLIERGLVRPVALAWADGHTLMVLDAGDHTLKVYTVH, encoded by the coding sequence ATGGCGCTGGCCCCTCGCCCCCGTTGTGGGGGGAGGTCGAGTCTCCTCCACCCGGGAGGTGGACCGGAGGCTGTGCCGGGGAGAGGAGCCcagcctcccccacccccaccccgggaGAAGGGGGCGATGAGTAGCGCCGGCTCCGAGAGGCAGCAGCCCCGAGGCCTGATCAGGGACATCGAGCTGCATGTGCTCGAGTGTAAGGTGTGCTTCGAGAGGTTCGGCAGCAACCCGGGCCGCCGGCCTTGCGGCCTTCCGTGCGGCCACGCCGTGTGCTGGCCGTGCGCCTGGGCCTTGTCCCGCACCGGGACCGGGACCGGGACCGCGCCCGGGGGGCAGCTCGAGTGCCCGTTCTGCCGCTGGAGCGGGCCCGTGTCCCGGGCCGCTGACTGCCTCCCCCTGCTGCAGCTGGCCGAGCTGGTGTCCGCGGCGGCGGCGGGGGCCGAGCCCCTCAGGCCCCGGGAGGGCCCGGCGGAGCTCAGCTCCGTCTTCGGGGGCTGGGGTGAGCTGCTCAACCCCCGGGGCCTGGCGGTCTGCTCTCACTCCGGGGCCCTGGCTGTGGTCCAGGACGGAGAGCAGTGGCTGCGGCTCCTGGAGCGGGGCGGGGGCCCGCTGCCGGGTGCAGGCCCCGGCCTCAGTGCGGACCAGCCGCCCGTCTACCCGCTGGACGTGGCGGTGGCCGGTGGCGGGCGGCTCCTGGCGGTGACGGACGCCGGGGACAGGTCGGTGAAGGTGTTCGCCCGCGGGCCGGGCGGCCGCCTCCAGCTGCTGTTGACTGAAGGCGGGTTCGGCCTCCCCTGGGGCCTGGACAGCGGCTCGGACCCCGAGCGCTTGGCGCTGACCGACTGGGCCCAGGGCTCGCTGCTGCTGCTCGAGCTGCAGCCGCCCGGCGGGAGAGTGTCCCTCCGCCGGGAGAGGGTCTGTCACGGGCTCTGCCACCCCCGGGAGGTGGCGGTCAGCCGGCAGGACGGCTGTATCCACGTCGTGGAGCATCCCGGGCCCAGGGGTGGGGGCCGGCGCCTCAAGACCTTCAACAGCCGGGGGCAGCTGCTCCGTCAGGTGGACGGCCTGGGCCGGAGCCCCGGTGCCGGCCTCGGCATCTCCGGTATCGCCGTGGACGCTCAAGGGAACGTGCTGCTCGCCGACGGGGACAGCGGCACCGTGCTGCGGATGGGCGGCCCGGACAAGCGGCAAGGCCGGAGCCTCATCGAGCGGGGCCTAGTCCGGCCTGTGGCCTTGGCCTGGGCTGATGGTCACACCCTGATGGTGCTGGACGCTGGAGATCACACCTTGAAAGTGTACACGGTCCATTAA